From a region of the Nonlabens sp. Hel1_33_55 genome:
- a CDS encoding efflux RND transporter permease subunit — MLNKSIKFLIENKLVAVLLLALFVGWGVVNAPFNWETGFLPTDPVAVDAIPDIGENQQIVFTKWQGRSPQDIEDQITYPLTTSLLGIPGVKTIRSSSMFGFSSIYIIFEEDIEFYWSRSRILEKLNSLPANLLPDGVNPSLGPDATGLGQIFWYTLEGRDKDGNVTGGWDLQELRSIQDYYVKYGLSSASGVSEVASIGGYVQEYQVDIDPEKMRQYNVSMGDVVKAVKQSNQDIGAQTLEINQAEYLVRGLGYVKSIADIENAVVDSENFTSIRIKDVANVHLGPATRRGILDKEGAEVVGGVVVARYGANPLEVINNVKAQIAEISSGLPTKTLSDGRISQVTIVPFYDRTELIQETLGTLNEALTLEILITILVIIIMVFNLRASILISGLLPVAVLMVFITMKLFNVDANIVALSGIAIAIGTMVDVGVILAENMIRHLEDEKLRLNENGKEYTTNEIIYNATAEVSGAILTAVLTTIISFLPVFTMIGAEGKLFRPLAFTKTMALSASLIIALFLIPPIAAFLFRKTNLRERTQYVINGALVLLGILAIVYGFWLGLILIAFAITSFLKMRGTLSQKRKNLLDIIISSIAIVVLLAEYWRPLGFDRSIVMNLIFVSIICFGLLGVFSIFRIYYARILRWALQNRYLFLIIPATVLTLGIIIMRNTGKEFMPALNEGSFLLMPTSLPHAGVEENKRVLQQLDMAVASIPEIETVVGKAGRTESALDPAPLSMYENVIQYKSEYMRNASGQRQRYKVNDDGLFVLKNDKFIINPNNEIDEDANYDEISLKTTATREDLIEDEDGEYYRNWRPDIESPDDIWNEIVRVTKLPGVTSAPKLQPIETRLVMLQTGMRAPMGIKVKGPDLKSIENFGLQLEDILKQAEGVKEQAVFADRIVGKPYLLIDIKRDQLARYGISIMDVQEILQVAVGGMPLTQTVEGRERYAVRVRHPRELRANPDDLKNIYVPVEKGSPVPLGELVEIRYEQGPQVIKSEDTFLIGYVLFDKLDGFAEVDVVENAQALIQENIDNGSLVVPQGVSYRFTGTYENQLRAEKTLSVVVPLCLLVIFLILYFQFRSVSTSLMVFTAIAVAFAGGFIMIWLYGQDWFFNFGFFGENLRDLFNMKTINLSVAVWVGFIALFGIATDDGVVMATYLDQSFKSNEPDNKKGIRLATLEAAGKRIRPCLMTTVTTVLALLPVLTSTGKGSDIMIPMAIPIFGGMIIDVTSYFLLPVLYSWKKEYQLKKANR; from the coding sequence ATGCTGAATAAGAGCATTAAATTTCTCATAGAAAACAAACTTGTTGCCGTTCTACTGCTCGCCCTATTTGTGGGTTGGGGTGTGGTGAACGCACCCTTTAATTGGGAAACTGGATTTTTGCCTACAGACCCAGTTGCCGTGGATGCCATACCTGATATTGGCGAAAACCAGCAGATTGTTTTTACCAAGTGGCAAGGGCGTTCGCCACAGGATATTGAAGACCAAATCACATATCCGCTTACCACTTCCCTTCTGGGTATTCCGGGCGTGAAAACCATCCGTAGTTCTTCTATGTTTGGGTTTTCCAGCATCTACATCATTTTTGAAGAAGACATTGAGTTCTATTGGTCACGCAGTCGCATACTCGAAAAACTGAACTCACTACCAGCAAACCTTTTACCCGATGGTGTCAACCCATCTTTAGGTCCAGATGCCACAGGATTGGGACAGATATTCTGGTACACGTTGGAAGGTCGTGATAAAGACGGAAACGTGACTGGCGGTTGGGATTTACAGGAATTGCGTAGCATACAGGATTACTATGTGAAGTACGGATTATCGTCTGCAAGTGGTGTTTCTGAAGTGGCTTCCATAGGTGGTTATGTTCAGGAATATCAAGTAGATATCGACCCAGAAAAAATGCGCCAGTACAATGTAAGTATGGGCGATGTGGTCAAAGCCGTAAAGCAAAGCAATCAAGATATAGGCGCACAAACGCTCGAAATCAATCAAGCCGAATACCTCGTACGCGGATTGGGTTACGTCAAGTCCATAGCAGATATTGAAAATGCAGTTGTAGATTCTGAAAATTTCACTTCCATCCGCATCAAAGATGTGGCTAACGTCCATTTGGGGCCTGCTACCAGACGTGGTATTCTCGATAAGGAAGGGGCCGAAGTCGTAGGTGGTGTCGTAGTCGCTCGCTACGGTGCAAATCCGTTGGAAGTTATCAATAATGTCAAGGCGCAAATTGCCGAAATAAGCTCTGGACTTCCCACAAAAACTTTATCAGATGGTCGCATTTCGCAAGTTACCATTGTACCATTTTATGACCGGACAGAACTCATACAAGAAACGCTGGGAACGCTCAATGAAGCACTCACTTTGGAAATCCTAATTACCATTTTGGTCATTATTATAATGGTTTTCAATCTGCGTGCATCCATCCTTATTTCAGGGTTGTTACCCGTAGCCGTTTTGATGGTTTTCATCACGATGAAGCTCTTTAATGTAGATGCAAATATCGTCGCACTTTCAGGTATTGCCATTGCCATCGGTACAATGGTGGACGTGGGCGTGATACTCGCCGAAAATATGATACGGCACTTGGAAGATGAAAAGTTACGCCTTAATGAAAACGGTAAAGAATACACCACAAACGAAATCATCTACAACGCAACTGCCGAAGTTTCCGGCGCTATCCTTACGGCAGTTTTAACGACCATAATCAGTTTCCTACCAGTATTCACAATGATAGGTGCTGAAGGTAAACTATTCCGCCCGCTCGCCTTTACTAAAACAATGGCGCTCTCGGCATCGCTCATTATTGCGCTGTTTCTCATTCCACCCATTGCGGCATTCCTTTTCCGTAAGACGAATTTGCGTGAACGGACACAGTACGTCATCAATGGCGCACTTGTTTTATTGGGAATTCTCGCCATCGTTTACGGCTTTTGGTTAGGACTAATTCTAATCGCCTTTGCCATCACATCATTTTTAAAGATGCGCGGTACGCTTTCGCAAAAGCGCAAAAACCTGCTTGACATCATCATTTCATCTATTGCTATCGTAGTTTTATTAGCAGAATACTGGCGACCATTAGGCTTTGACCGAAGCATTGTTATGAACCTGATATTTGTTTCCATCATCTGTTTTGGACTGCTCGGTGTGTTCTCGATTTTTAGGATATACTATGCGCGTATTTTGCGATGGGCACTTCAGAACCGATATCTGTTCTTAATCATTCCGGCTACGGTGCTCACGTTGGGCATCATCATTATGCGCAACACAGGTAAGGAATTTATGCCAGCACTCAATGAAGGTTCATTCTTATTGATGCCCACATCCTTACCGCACGCAGGCGTTGAAGAAAACAAACGTGTATTGCAACAGCTGGATATGGCGGTGGCAAGCATCCCAGAGATTGAAACTGTGGTGGGAAAAGCTGGAAGAACGGAAAGCGCACTCGACCCAGCACCACTTTCAATGTATGAGAATGTCATTCAGTATAAATCTGAATATATGCGCAATGCATCTGGCCAACGACAACGCTATAAAGTCAATGATGATGGATTGTTTGTACTGAAGAACGACAAATTCATTATCAATCCGAACAACGAGATAGATGAAGATGCCAACTATGACGAAATATCGCTAAAAACTACTGCCACACGCGAAGACTTGATTGAAGATGAAGATGGCGAGTACTACCGAAATTGGCGACCAGACATCGAGAGTCCAGATGATATTTGGAACGAGATAGTTCGAGTAACCAAACTACCAGGCGTGACATCTGCACCCAAGTTGCAACCCATCGAAACACGTTTGGTAATGCTACAAACGGGAATGCGTGCGCCTATGGGCATCAAGGTAAAAGGTCCGGATTTAAAGTCCATAGAAAATTTTGGACTGCAACTGGAAGACATCTTGAAACAAGCCGAAGGCGTTAAAGAACAAGCTGTCTTTGCAGACCGTATCGTGGGCAAACCCTACTTGCTCATCGATATTAAGCGAGACCAATTGGCTCGCTATGGTATATCTATAATGGATGTGCAGGAAATACTTCAAGTGGCAGTTGGTGGTATGCCACTCACACAAACTGTGGAAGGTCGGGAACGCTATGCCGTTCGGGTTCGTCATCCACGAGAGCTACGGGCAAACCCAGACGACCTTAAAAACATCTACGTTCCCGTAGAAAAAGGCAGCCCTGTACCGCTGGGCGAATTGGTTGAAATTCGATACGAGCAAGGACCACAGGTCATTAAGAGTGAAGATACTTTTCTAATTGGCTATGTGCTGTTTGATAAACTCGATGGCTTTGCCGAAGTAGATGTGGTGGAAAATGCCCAAGCCTTAATTCAAGAAAATATTGATAACGGTTCGCTGGTCGTACCACAAGGCGTGAGCTATCGCTTTACGGGAACCTATGAAAATCAGTTACGAGCAGAAAAAACGCTATCGGTTGTCGTACCGCTTTGTTTGCTGGTTATTTTCTTGATTTTGTATTTCCAATTCAGGTCGGTTTCCACATCGCTTATGGTGTTTACCGCAATCGCCGTGGCCTTTGCTGGTGGCTTTATAATGATATGGCTATACGGACAAGATTGGTTTTTCAATTTCGGCTTTTTTGGCGAAAATCTGCGGGATTTGTTCAATATGAAAACCATCAATTTAAGTGTAGCCGTTTGGGTAGGTTTTATCGCCCTATTTGGTATTGCTACGGATGATGGCGTGGTAATGGCCACCTATTTAGACCAATCTTTCAAAAGCAACGAACCAGACAATAAAAAGGGCATTCGTCTCGCCACTTTGGAAGCCGCAGGTAAACGTATTCGTCCGTGTTTGATGACTACTGTAACTACGGTACTGGCACTACTTCCCGTACTTACATCCACAGGCAAGGGAAGCGATATAATGATACCGATGGCGATACCCATTTTTGGCGGAATGATAATCGATGTTACGTCCTATTTCCTACTGCCAGTCTTATATAGCTGGAAAAAGGAATACCAGCTTAAAAAAGCAAACAGATGA
- a CDS encoding TolC family protein encodes MKKLKYILVFLFVSAFAKAQQLQSYIKEAEANNPEIQAFELRYNIAEEKVNEANWIPNTEVSAGYFVSEPETRVGAQRARIGFKQMLPWFGTITARENYASSMADAEYVEVTIAKRKLALQVAQSYYMLYSIRAKQKVLDENIQLLETYERLALTSVEVGKASAVDVLRLQIRQNELQQQKEVLEQEFVATQISFNNLLNQEENTLVETPIMMEIPTDDLVYNMENLALNPELLKYDKLYESVTQSELLNLREAQPMFGFGVDYLPVTGNDNSMFSDNGKDVLMPMVTMTIPIFNNRYKSITKQNELRQQEIESQKSNRLNVLESTFAKANSQRNQAKIAFHTQEKNLKQARDAEQILVKSYETGTIDFNNVLDIQELQIKFQMNQIASIQMYYEQQAMMNYLINQP; translated from the coding sequence ATGAAGAAATTAAAATATATACTGGTGTTCTTGTTTGTTTCCGCTTTCGCGAAAGCGCAACAATTACAATCCTACATTAAGGAAGCCGAAGCGAACAATCCAGAAATTCAAGCCTTTGAACTGCGCTATAATATTGCCGAAGAAAAGGTAAATGAAGCCAACTGGATTCCAAATACCGAAGTGAGTGCCGGCTATTTTGTGAGTGAGCCTGAAACCAGAGTGGGCGCGCAACGAGCACGCATAGGTTTTAAACAGATGTTGCCTTGGTTTGGGACAATTACTGCAAGGGAAAATTATGCCTCTTCCATGGCAGATGCAGAATATGTGGAAGTCACTATCGCAAAGCGTAAGTTGGCTTTACAGGTCGCTCAATCCTATTACATGTTATACTCCATAAGAGCTAAGCAAAAGGTACTTGACGAGAATATCCAATTGTTGGAAACCTATGAGCGACTAGCGCTCACATCAGTAGAAGTTGGTAAAGCCAGTGCGGTCGACGTTCTGCGATTGCAGATACGACAAAATGAGTTACAGCAACAAAAGGAAGTGCTGGAACAAGAGTTTGTTGCTACACAAATTTCATTCAATAACCTGCTCAACCAGGAAGAAAACACTTTAGTTGAAACTCCAATTATGATGGAGATCCCGACCGATGATCTTGTTTATAATATGGAAAATCTGGCCCTCAATCCTGAGTTGCTCAAGTACGATAAACTTTACGAATCTGTAACCCAATCGGAATTACTCAATCTACGGGAAGCGCAACCTATGTTTGGATTTGGCGTGGATTATTTGCCAGTAACGGGAAATGACAACTCGATGTTTAGCGATAATGGAAAGGACGTTTTGATGCCTATGGTGACCATGACGATTCCCATTTTCAACAATCGGTATAAATCCATCACAAAGCAGAATGAATTACGCCAACAAGAAATAGAATCCCAGAAAAGCAATCGATTGAATGTGCTGGAGTCCACTTTCGCGAAAGCGAACTCCCAACGAAATCAAGCCAAGATAGCATTCCATACACAAGAAAAAAACTTGAAACAAGCTCGGGATGCGGAGCAGATATTAGTCAAGAGTTACGAGACTGGTACCATAGATTTTAACAATGTGCTGGACATTCAGGAATTGCAAATTAAATTTCAAATGAATCAGATCGCATCGATCCAGATGTATTACGAGCAGCAAGCCATGATGAACTACTTAATAAACCAACCATGA
- a CDS encoding helix-turn-helix domain-containing protein has product MIKDFYIKNMVCNRCIKVLKNEIEAQEIRLIEIELGRVQLDIENEGQLKALENIAINNDFEIIDSAEDRITEQVKIQLLKMLEDLPLDMDGKLSDLLMQKMNQDYSKISKVFSSTEGITIEKYFIKLKIEKVKELIQTQQPNFTEISQMLNYSHINHLSRQFKNETGMSLTDYKNQQINLRNSLDQIM; this is encoded by the coding sequence ATGATCAAGGATTTCTACATAAAAAACATGGTGTGCAACCGTTGTATCAAGGTGCTTAAAAATGAAATTGAGGCGCAGGAAATACGTTTGATTGAGATTGAGTTGGGCCGTGTACAATTGGATATTGAAAATGAGGGTCAACTCAAGGCTTTAGAAAACATCGCCATCAACAATGATTTTGAGATTATCGATTCGGCAGAAGATAGGATTACCGAGCAGGTCAAGATTCAACTATTGAAAATGCTGGAAGATTTACCGCTTGACATGGATGGGAAATTGTCTGATTTATTGATGCAGAAAATGAATCAGGACTATTCCAAAATAAGCAAGGTTTTTTCATCCACCGAAGGTATTACGATTGAGAAATATTTCATCAAACTGAAAATTGAAAAAGTCAAAGAACTCATCCAGACACAGCAACCAAATTTTACTGAAATAAGCCAAATGTTGAATTATAGCCACATCAACCATTTAAGCCGCCAGTTTAAAAATGAAACAGGAATGAGCCTGACAGATTATAAAAACCAACAAATAAATCTTAGGAATTCTTTAGACCAAATTATGTAG
- a CDS encoding multicopper oxidase domain-containing protein — MKEKALLTIGMFLMFFAHAQKSDNPYIANGNEENVDNWPERVYDLTVDYQMVNVTGKEVKAMTINGGIPGPNLEFNEGEFAIINVTNKMDVETSIHWHGIILPNFYDGVPYLETPPVRSGETFTYKFAIKQSGTYWYHSHKGLQEQRGVYGSIQINPKKTDLEYDKDLVLVLSDWMDENPKSQLKNLKRGNEWYLIKKGQVQSLDKIIKKDALAAKLKMSWQRMPDMAISDNFFDQFFVNGKHEQLYPDFEPGERVRLRFINAGAASYFWLTFGGGDPTIVSADGIDVVPVKHEKTLIGVAETYDFIVTIPESGKIQVRATAQDGSGEASAFIGSGETLQAPKVPVPDLIENMKRMMAMDMKMGAPASKFNPSKNDSIQMMKKYAMKMGGMQMGKMDMNDDGMAMDDHSKMDHSKMDDEEMKGMMKDSLSRKRKKDVPMSKSQMKMKGNQPMEGMAMDKDMDMGGMKMGYMIPDDKVVGDNMKTGANPEFNYNYLRALEKTEFNADRPVREMLFNLTGNMNRYVWSINGVPLSEQDYIKISQGEAVRITLNNMTMMHHPMHLHGHFFRVLNENGEYSPLKHTVNVAPMQKVVIEFAADETGDWFFHCHVLYHVNSGMARVFSYDTPRDPRLKGFPATKLTNEANHLFSWGEISAASHMTELYATATNIRNQFTVLGEYGWNKNLEAEFTYERYLNDYFRVFGGVNVENEGADSLEEINTTAIAGVRWLMPLLINSDFRIDSKLRPQVSFSTGFMIFPRLGIYGEYEYQMDFGWDGKLPAGQDFEEETTWQVGLEYVLSRNFSLMASYDNRFDAGAGLSLRF, encoded by the coding sequence ATGAAAGAAAAGGCTTTACTTACTATAGGAATGTTTCTAATGTTTTTTGCCCATGCGCAAAAATCAGATAATCCTTATATAGCAAATGGAAACGAGGAGAATGTTGACAACTGGCCAGAGCGTGTATATGATCTAACCGTTGATTACCAAATGGTCAATGTTACTGGAAAAGAGGTTAAAGCGATGACTATTAATGGAGGCATTCCAGGACCCAATCTGGAATTCAATGAAGGTGAATTTGCCATTATTAATGTTACCAATAAGATGGATGTGGAAACTTCCATCCACTGGCACGGTATAATTCTACCCAATTTTTATGATGGCGTTCCTTACCTAGAAACGCCACCAGTTAGATCAGGCGAGACCTTTACTTATAAATTCGCCATCAAGCAATCGGGAACCTATTGGTATCATTCCCATAAAGGATTGCAGGAGCAGCGCGGCGTTTATGGTTCTATCCAGATCAACCCCAAAAAGACTGATCTTGAATACGACAAGGATTTAGTTTTGGTACTATCTGACTGGATGGATGAAAATCCCAAGTCCCAACTCAAAAACCTAAAACGTGGTAACGAATGGTACCTGATCAAAAAAGGTCAAGTCCAGAGTCTCGACAAAATAATAAAGAAAGACGCACTAGCCGCCAAACTTAAAATGTCATGGCAGCGCATGCCAGATATGGCCATTTCTGATAACTTTTTTGACCAGTTCTTTGTGAATGGAAAGCACGAGCAACTCTATCCAGATTTTGAGCCTGGAGAGCGAGTGCGTTTAAGATTCATCAATGCTGGCGCAGCGTCCTATTTTTGGTTGACCTTCGGCGGTGGTGATCCCACAATCGTCTCGGCAGATGGGATTGATGTGGTTCCAGTAAAACATGAGAAGACACTAATTGGTGTTGCAGAAACCTATGATTTTATAGTTACGATTCCTGAAAGCGGAAAAATACAGGTCCGTGCGACTGCGCAGGACGGTTCAGGAGAGGCTTCAGCTTTTATAGGTAGTGGTGAGACCCTACAGGCGCCCAAGGTGCCAGTTCCAGATTTGATCGAGAACATGAAGAGAATGATGGCTATGGATATGAAAATGGGCGCGCCAGCATCCAAATTCAATCCGTCAAAAAATGACTCTATCCAGATGATGAAAAAGTATGCCATGAAAATGGGTGGCATGCAGATGGGTAAAATGGATATGAATGATGACGGAATGGCGATGGATGATCATTCCAAAATGGATCATTCCAAAATGGACGATGAAGAAATGAAGGGAATGATGAAAGATTCGCTTTCGCGAAAGCGAAAAAAGGATGTGCCCATGTCAAAATCACAAATGAAGATGAAGGGTAACCAACCCATGGAAGGAATGGCGATGGATAAAGACATGGATATGGGCGGCATGAAGATGGGCTATATGATTCCTGATGATAAGGTTGTGGGCGATAATATGAAGACTGGAGCAAATCCCGAATTCAACTATAACTACCTACGCGCCTTAGAAAAAACTGAGTTCAATGCAGATCGTCCAGTGCGAGAGATGCTCTTTAACCTCACGGGAAATATGAACCGCTATGTCTGGAGTATCAACGGCGTACCGCTTTCAGAACAAGATTATATTAAGATAAGTCAAGGAGAAGCGGTGCGCATCACCCTTAACAACATGACGATGATGCACCATCCCATGCACCTGCACGGTCATTTCTTTAGAGTACTTAATGAAAATGGTGAGTATTCACCCCTAAAACATACTGTTAATGTTGCGCCTATGCAAAAAGTGGTTATTGAATTTGCTGCAGATGAGACTGGCGACTGGTTCTTTCACTGTCACGTTCTATATCATGTAAATAGCGGTATGGCACGCGTATTTAGCTATGACACGCCACGCGATCCAAGATTGAAAGGCTTTCCTGCAACTAAATTGACAAATGAAGCAAACCATTTATTCTCTTGGGGAGAAATAAGCGCTGCAAGTCACATGACGGAATTGTATGCTACTGCCACTAACATAAGAAATCAATTTACCGTATTGGGTGAATATGGCTGGAACAAAAATCTGGAAGCAGAGTTTACGTATGAGCGCTATTTGAACGATTACTTCCGTGTGTTTGGTGGTGTGAATGTAGAAAATGAAGGAGCTGATAGCCTTGAAGAAATCAATACAACCGCCATCGCTGGTGTTCGCTGGTTAATGCCATTGCTCATTAATTCGGATTTCAGAATAGATAGCAAATTGCGTCCACAAGTTAGTTTTTCAACGGGCTTTATGATCTTCCCGCGATTGGGTATCTATGGTGAGTATGAATATCAGATGGATTTTGGCTGGGATGGAAAACTTCCTGCTGGCCAGGATTTTGAAGAAGAAACTACCTGGCAGGTAGGTCTGGAATATGTGTTGAGCAGGAATTTCTCGCTCATGGCGAGTTATGACAATCGTTTTGATGCTGGTGCTGGACTCTCGTTGAGATTTTAA
- a CDS encoding four-helix bundle copper-binding protein, which translates to MKNQKLLDALYNCITHCNHCADACLDTDNIKMMVDCIRTDRACAEVCSATVNLLAMDSAFTKAMVEKCHEICIQCAEECEGHEHQHCKDCAEACRACAAACKEYLA; encoded by the coding sequence ATGAAAAATCAAAAATTGTTGGATGCCTTATATAACTGCATCACCCATTGTAACCATTGTGCAGATGCCTGTCTAGATACTGATAATATCAAAATGATGGTGGACTGCATTCGCACGGATAGAGCCTGTGCCGAAGTATGTAGTGCGACGGTAAATTTGTTGGCTATGGATTCCGCTTTCACGAAAGCGATGGTAGAAAAATGCCACGAGATATGTATACAATGTGCCGAGGAATGTGAAGGTCACGAACACCAACACTGCAAAGATTGTGCTGAAGCCTGCCGTGCCTGTGCGGCAGCTTGTAAAGAATATTTAGCCTAA
- a CDS encoding DUF3347 domain-containing protein: MKKMKTSLGMVTMVATMILSVSCKEMDKDEAAMPMSNEMNQESMMDNENMAMNRSQESNATGILQDYFNLKDALVGDDNEKAKNLGMTLTKSLASFNASNYSESQQAELNEIIEDATEHAEHIGESDIKHQREHFKILSKDVTDMVAITGTDMKLYEQFCPMYDDGSAWLSMNEEVRNPYYGSSMLTCGKVQREIN, translated from the coding sequence ATGAAAAAAATGAAGACAAGTCTAGGAATGGTAACAATGGTTGCAACAATGATCTTATCTGTGTCCTGTAAGGAGATGGATAAGGACGAAGCAGCCATGCCCATGAGCAATGAAATGAATCAGGAATCCATGATGGATAACGAGAATATGGCTATGAACAGAAGCCAAGAGTCCAACGCAACAGGGATACTACAAGATTATTTTAATTTGAAGGACGCTCTAGTAGGTGACGACAATGAAAAGGCGAAAAATCTAGGGATGACCTTAACGAAATCCTTAGCCTCATTTAACGCTTCCAACTATTCAGAAAGTCAACAAGCTGAACTCAATGAAATTATTGAGGACGCAACTGAGCATGCAGAGCACATAGGTGAAAGCGATATCAAACACCAGCGGGAACATTTCAAGATTTTGAGTAAAGATGTTACTGATATGGTAGCGATTACTGGAACTGACATGAAATTATACGAGCAATTTTGTCCCATGTATGATGATGGATCCGCATGGTTGAGTATGAACGAGGAAGTTCGCAATCCGTATTATGGAAGCTCGATGTTAACATGTGGTAAAGTACAACGAGAAATCAATTAA
- a CDS encoding heme-binding domain-containing protein, with protein sequence MKIFKIIAWLALIALVVIQFFPVDDNYSKAVPSSDFLLVNKVPATIASTLQVSCYDCHSNDTDYPWYGKVQPFAWYLEDHIAHGKEELNFNEWDTYSDRRKSSKLRSMISQIESGEMPMESYTLIHREAIMDSVATQSVVNYLEELKSNY encoded by the coding sequence TTGAAAATTTTCAAAATCATAGCATGGCTGGCATTGATTGCTTTGGTGGTCATACAGTTTTTCCCTGTAGATGACAACTATAGTAAAGCTGTGCCATCTTCTGATTTTTTGCTGGTCAATAAAGTGCCTGCAACGATAGCAAGCACGTTGCAGGTTTCATGTTACGATTGTCACAGTAACGATACGGACTATCCATGGTATGGAAAGGTTCAGCCTTTTGCTTGGTATCTAGAGGATCATATTGCGCACGGCAAGGAAGAGCTGAACTTCAATGAATGGGATACCTATTCTGACCGTCGTAAAAGCAGTAAGCTGCGTTCAATGATCAGCCAGATAGAAAGCGGTGAAATGCCAATGGAAAGTTACACGTTGATTCATCGTGAGGCGATTATGGACTCAGTGGCAACACAATCGGTAGTTAATTATCTTGAAGAATTGAAATCAAATTACTAA
- a CDS encoding permease, with protein sequence MDDFFKQWSEAAYTTVGFFWMALWAFVLGYIISSMIQVFVTEKKMQETMNENEGKSVLLGTFFGFISSSCSFSALAGTKSIFKKGASFISSIAFLLASTNLVIELGILISIFLGWQFVVGEYLGGILLILISWVLIRIINPKKLIERARKNLEHEDDDDNSEDSQNWKEKIQQESNWARVARKYKMEWSMVWKDVTVGFTIAGITAAFVPDAFFETLFINSGQGNTDFTFLEILEHIIVGPIAAFLTFIGSMGNIPLAALLFGKGVSFAGVMAFIFSDLVVFPVLRINAKYYGWKMSLFILFLLFTALIGTSLVLHYSLDLLSLLPDPSQVTIQDKEHFKIDYTFFLNIIFLVISVYLVYLGFYKRTDVDHKMSEMAPKSPLLEKILKYAAVICYVWLIGGLVIKFLIR encoded by the coding sequence ATGGATGACTTTTTTAAACAATGGAGCGAAGCAGCCTACACAACCGTCGGATTTTTCTGGATGGCTTTGTGGGCTTTCGTTTTGGGCTATATCATCAGTAGTATGATTCAGGTTTTTGTTACCGAAAAGAAGATGCAAGAAACGATGAATGAGAACGAAGGCAAGAGCGTACTTCTTGGAACCTTTTTTGGTTTCATAAGTAGTTCTTGTAGTTTCTCTGCACTTGCTGGTACAAAATCTATTTTTAAGAAAGGCGCAAGTTTTATATCCTCCATTGCTTTTCTGCTCGCATCAACAAATTTGGTCATCGAGTTGGGAATTCTCATCTCTATTTTTCTTGGATGGCAATTTGTTGTTGGTGAGTACTTGGGAGGAATTCTCCTCATTCTTATATCGTGGGTACTCATACGCATCATCAATCCTAAAAAACTAATTGAAAGAGCTCGTAAAAATTTGGAGCACGAGGATGACGATGACAATAGTGAAGATTCCCAAAACTGGAAAGAAAAAATACAACAAGAGTCTAATTGGGCAAGAGTTGCTAGAAAGTATAAGATGGAATGGTCAATGGTCTGGAAGGATGTAACGGTAGGCTTTACAATTGCGGGTATTACTGCGGCTTTTGTTCCTGATGCATTCTTTGAAACATTATTTATCAATAGTGGTCAGGGAAACACAGACTTTACCTTTTTAGAAATACTAGAGCATATAATCGTTGGGCCTATTGCTGCATTTCTAACATTTATTGGTTCTATGGGTAATATTCCATTAGCAGCTTTGTTGTTTGGAAAAGGCGTGAGCTTCGCAGGAGTTATGGCTTTTATCTTTAGTGATTTGGTTGTTTTTCCAGTACTACGTATCAATGCTAAATATTATGGGTGGAAAATGTCTTTATTCATATTGTTTCTATTGTTTACGGCGCTCATCGGTACATCCCTCGTTTTACATTATTCGCTTGATTTATTGAGCCTATTACCAGATCCATCACAGGTAACGATTCAGGATAAGGAACATTTTAAAATTGACTATACATTCTTCTTAAACATAATCTTCTTGGTGATATCTGTATATCTAGTTTATTTGGGATTTTATAAGCGTACAGATGTAGACCACAAAATGTCAGAAATGGCACCCAAAAGCCCATTGCTGGAAAAGATTCTAAAATATGCAGCCGTGATTTGTTATGTCTGGCTAATTGGTGGTTTGGTCATTAAATTTTTAATTCGATAA